The sequence below is a genomic window from Desulfurobacterium atlanticum.
ATTTTTCTACCGAGGATTCCTTTCATTGTTTCACCTCTTTAATTAATCAAGCTTAATCTCTACATCAACACCTGCAGGAAGCTTTAAATCCATTAGCGCTTCTACAGTTTGCGGCTTTGGATTTTTAATATCAAGAAGCCTTCTATGTCTTCTCATCTCAAACTGTTCCTGTGAATATTTGTACTTGTGAGGAGACCTGATAACACTCCAAACGGAGCGCTTCGTAGGCAGTGGAATAGGACCGGCAACTATAGCGCCAGTCCTTTTAACTGTATCAATAATCTCCTGCACAGATCTATCAAGCAACCTATGATCGTAAGCCATCAGCTTTATTCTTATGCGATCCTGAGCCATTACCTACCCCTCTTAGTCTAA
It includes:
- the rpsJ gene encoding 30S ribosomal protein S10, translated to MAQDRIRIKLMAYDHRLLDRSVQEIIDTVKRTGAIVAGPIPLPTKRSVWSVIRSPHKYKYSQEQFEMRRHRRLLDIKNPKPQTVEALMDLKLPAGVDVEIKLD